The Pseudodesulfovibrio sediminis genome includes the window CCAGGTGTAGTATTTGAGGTTGTGGATGCGCTTGCGATCATAGTGGCTGAGCTCCTGCATGTTGTCGAGGGTCACGCTGTCGAGCACGGCACGGGAGTATGCGGCGTCGGTAGCCGTATATGCGCCGCGCTCTTCGTTCATCTCGACCAGGCGGCTCTGGTACATGTCCATGGAGTCCGTGGCCACGGACAGGACCACGTCCTCTTCGCCCAGCTCGTAGTATTTGGCGAACTTGATGGCCGAGACCATGTTGGCCACAGAAGAGATGCCCATCAGGTGCAGGTTGTCGGCGATCTCCGCAGGCACGCCGCTGTCCTTGAGCGCCTGCACGCCCATCGGATCGTTGAACAGGCGGATGAGATTCATGGGCACTTCATCGTCAATGGCGATGGCCATGTCAGTGTGGCGGACATTGTGTACCCAGGGGATGTGCTTGTCGCCGATGCCCTCGATGCGGTGGTCGCCGAACCCGTTGTTGAGCAGGGTCGGGCACTGGAGCGCTTCGCAGGCGCCGATCTTGACGTTGGGGAACTGCTGCTTGAGGTAGTCGCCGCTGGCCAGGGTGCCGCCGGAACCGGTGGACAGGATGACTCCCTTGAACCGCTTGTTCGGGTCGTCGGACAGTTCATTGACCAGCTCGGTCATGGCGCGGCCGGTGACGGTGTAGTGCCACAGGTAGTTGCCCATGTCGTCGAACTGGTTGAAGATCATGATATCATCGCCGGACTGGCGCAGCTCCCAGCATTTGTCGAATATTTCCTTTACGTTGGACTCTGAACCGGGCGTCTTGATGACCTCGCCGGCCACGTTGGCCAGCCAGTCGAACCGTTCCTGGCTCATGCCTTCGGGCAGGATGGCGATGGATTCGCAACCCAGCAGGTTGGAGTCGTAGGCGCCGCCACGGCAGTAGTTGCCGGTGGAGGGCCAGACTGCCTTCTGGCTGGACGGGTCGAACTGACCGGTGACCAGCCTCGGAGCCAGACAGCCGAAGGCCGCGCCGACCTTGTGCGCGCCGGTGGGAAACCACTTGCCCACCAGCATGACGATGCGGGCCGGGACGCCGGTCAGGGACGAGGGCAGCTCAATGTGATTGACGCCGGTGTAGGTGCCGCCTTTTTCCTTGGATTCGTTTTTCCAGGTGATGCGGAAGAGATTCAGGGGATCCAGATCCCACAGGCCGAGATCGCCGAGTTTCTCTTTGATGGCATCGGGAATACTGTCCGGGTTGCACATCTGTTCCAGCGTGGGGATGATGATATTTTTTTCACGCGCACAGGCCACGGCCTTTTCAAGGCCTTGTTCATTGATGGTGAGATCAAGCATATGTCTTTATCCTTTCTTGTGTGTCGTTACGGGGTAACGGTGATTTATATGTTGGGCATGGATGATTTGATGGCGGCCAGTGACGGAGGAATGACCGTCGCTTCGGTCGAACACGTCCTGATGGTCGCGTCCACGTCCTTGAGGCCGCTGCCCGTGACCAGGAGAACAACCTTTTCATTCGTCTCAATCAGCCCGTCGGCCATGGCGGCGTGCAGCCCGGCAAGGGGGGTGGCCCCGGCCGGTTCGGCAAAGACGCCGGTGGTCTGCGCCAGTTCGGGGATGGCCTTGAGGATGGCGTCATCCGAGACGCGCAGGAAGGCGCCGTCTGTTTGGGAGACGCTGTTCATGGCCTTGCGCCGATCGCGGGGAAGGCCTGCGGAAATACTGTCGGCCAATGTGTTGGCCTTGATGGGCGGGAACGTAACCGGATCGGCCTGTGCTTTCCACGCCTGATACATGAAGTCACTGCCTGTGGACTGTACTCCCATGAGTTTGGGGAGCTTGTTGATCCAGCCCAGCCGCAGCATATCGAAAAATCCTTTGTGCAGGGCGGAGATGATGCAACCGTCACCCACGCCGACGAACACGCGGTCCGGACACTGCCAGTCGAGCTGCTCGCATATTTCATAGGCCACGGTTTTCTTGCCTTCGGCCATGTACGGATTGAAACCGGTATTGCGATTGTACCAGCCAAACTCAGCGGCGGCTTCGAGGCAGAGCTCAAAGGCGTCGTCATAGCTCCCTTCCACAAGAAAGACATGTGCGCCGTAGGCCAGCAGCTGGGCCACCTTGGCGCGGGGGGCTGTCTGGGGGACGAAAATGACACAGGGCATGCCGTCTGCCGCACACATTCCGGCCAGAGCCGCAGCGGCGTTGCCCGTGCTGGCCGTGGTGATGACGGAGGCTCCGGCCTCGCGGGCCTTCATTACGGCCAGGGCGCTGGCCCTGTCCTTGAGAGAGCCGGTAGGCTGGCGGGAGTCGTCCTTGACCCACAGGGAGGAGAGCCCCATTGTCCGGCCCAGACGGGATGCGTTGTACAAGGGCGTCCAGCCCACGGAAAGAGGCG containing:
- a CDS encoding pyridoxal-phosphate dependent enzyme encodes the protein MLDLTINEQGLEKAVACAREKNIIIPTLEQMCNPDSIPDAIKEKLGDLGLWDLDPLNLFRITWKNESKEKGGTYTGVNHIELPSSLTGVPARIVMLVGKWFPTGAHKVGAAFGCLAPRLVTGQFDPSSQKAVWPSTGNYCRGGAYDSNLLGCESIAILPEGMSQERFDWLANVAGEVIKTPGSESNVKEIFDKCWELRQSGDDIMIFNQFDDMGNYLWHYTVTGRAMTELVNELSDDPNKRFKGVILSTGSGGTLASGDYLKQQFPNVKIGACEALQCPTLLNNGFGDHRIEGIGDKHIPWVHNVRHTDMAIAIDDEVPMNLIRLFNDPMGVQALKDSGVPAEIADNLHLMGISSVANMVSAIKFAKYYELGEEDVVLSVATDSMDMYQSRLVEMNEERGAYTATDAAYSRAVLDSVTLDNMQELSHYDRKRIHNLKYYTWIEQQGMTFEEIQAQWYDEEYWENIQKLAPKVDELINAFNKKTGLLDGIQE
- the thrC gene encoding threonine synthase; amino-acid sequence: MQTPTQPPHILRMRCTLCGKTYAPEEHAYVCPDHGNEGILDVEYDYEMIRQSISPRLLANNKMCNQWRYRAILPVLPDTPAPPLSVGWTPLYNASRLGRTMGLSSLWVKDDSRQPTGSLKDRASALAVMKAREAGASVITTASTGNAAAALAGMCAADGMPCVIFVPQTAPRAKVAQLLAYGAHVFLVEGSYDDAFELCLEAAAEFGWYNRNTGFNPYMAEGKKTVAYEICEQLDWQCPDRVFVGVGDGCIISALHKGFFDMLRLGWINKLPKLMGVQSTGSDFMYQAWKAQADPVTFPPIKANTLADSISAGLPRDRRKAMNSVSQTDGAFLRVSDDAILKAIPELAQTTGVFAEPAGATPLAGLHAAMADGLIETNEKVVLLVTGSGLKDVDATIRTCSTEATVIPPSLAAIKSSMPNI